In Bacteroidales bacterium, the sequence CAAGAAATGATTACGAGGGAATTGCCGCTGATTTCCTTAAAACAGATATTGATGTGTTTATTGGCGGAGGCAGAAATAATTTTACGCTAAGGAAAGATAAACGGAATCTTGTGCAGGAACTGCGTGATAAAGGCTACCAGGTTATGTTTTCAATGGACAGTATCCGGGGAGTCAGACAGGGAAAGCTTGCCGGATTAACAGCACCTGACCACAATCCGTCGATTCTGCAAGGCCGCAACCGCGAAATGCTTATAACGGCCACTCAAACAGCGATTAATCTTTTGAGCAAAAATAAAAAAGGATTTTTCCTGATGGTGGAAGGGTCGGAAATTGATTTCGGAGGACATGCCAACAATACTGATTTTGTTGCCCAGGAGGTCATTGATTTTGACAGGGCAATCGGGGCTGCCCTTGATTATGCCCGTTTGTATCAGAACACTCTTATTATTGTCACTGCCGATCATGAAACCGGAGGTATGGCTTTAACCGGAGGCAGCTTTAAAGAAGGAAAGGTTTCTGCAAAATTTGCCCTCACCGATCATACCGGAGTTATGGTACCTGTATTTGCATATGGTCCGGGATCAAGGTTATTTCAGGGTTTCCAGGAGAACACTGAAATATTTGATAAAATGAAACTTCTGTTTGGCTTCTGAATAATAAAGAACAATAGGCCATACTGAATGTTACACCTGATGTAGTATTATATAAGCCTATGAAAACTATGCTGCTGACCGGATTGATTTTAATTACTTTGTCGTGCATTCCAAGGGAAGATCCTCCCCAGAGGAATCCGGAGCTGCTTACCGAAAAAGTGCTGCCATCGGTACTCGATGAAAACTCGGGAATGACTTCATTCGGCGATCTCATATGGTTTATAAACGACAGTGGAAATGACTCGGCCATGTATGGTTACAGCACACAGGATAACGAGGTAAAAAGAACTGTCCATATCCACAGCGCCCATAATACCGACTGGGAGGATATCACTCAAAACAATCAGTATGTATTTATCGGTGATTTTGGAAACAATGCAGCAGGAAACCGTACTGATCTTCGAATTTATATAATCCGTAAGGATGATGTCATTGCAAACGATACTGTGGAGCCGGAAGGGGTAATCAATTTTTCATATGAAGATCAATCCGATTTTTCGGCCCAGGGAAATAATAACACCAATTTCGACTGCGAAGGATTTATAGCAACTGAAAGTACGATTGTCCTTTTCAGCAAGGACTGGATCGATAATAAAACCCGGTTATACACTCTTTCCATCGCACCCGGGTTACAGACGGCTATGCTCAAGAAAGAATGGAATGTAGGAGCATTGGTTACTTCTGCCTGCTATTCAGGATCTGCAGGTGATCTTTACCTGGCCGGCTATACCGAAAGTCTGACCCCGGTTATATGGCAATTCACCGGCTTTAATACGGAAACACTGAATTTTGACCATGTATCACGAACCGATTTCGATATGCTTTTCACTCAAACGGAAGGCATAATGATATTGAACGGACAAATATATGTTTCTTCGGAAGCATTTACCCTGATACAACCCGGAACTCCGGCTTCGCTGTTCAGGCTTGACAGGGGCAACTAATTCAGTTTTGACGGATTCAGAGTAAACGTTATCGTAGTCCCTGAACCTTTTTCACTGTTTGCTTTAATTCGGCCATTGTTCTTTTCGATAAACTCCTTGCAAATAATCAGTCCAAGTCCTGTTCCCGATTCACCCATTGTACCGGCCGTTGAATAATAGGTATCAATCCTGAACAGCTTATTCAGGCTTTCACGGTCCATCCCGATTCCATTATCGCTCACATTCACTTCAACAAGCTCTTTATTCGGCTTCACTGAAATGACAATCTCACCGCTCGGGTTTGAGAACTTTATGGCATTGCTTACAAGATTTCTCAAAACCGTGTTTATCATATTTTTGTCAGCATGAACATGAATTTCCTCTGAGACTTCGTTTTTAAGAATGATGCCCTTTTTTAAAGCCATGCCACAGTTAAGATCAACGACAGTCTGAGCAATTTCGCCAAGATCAAAGTTCTCCGGCTTGAAATTTATATTGTCGGTTTGGGTTCTTGCCCATTCCAGCAGGTTTTCAAGAAGGTTAAAAGCAGTGTGTGAGGAAACACTGATTAGTTCAAGAACACTCAGTTTATGCTGATTATCCATTTCATAATAATCATGCCTGAGCAATTCACTGAATCCTATGATGGCATTGAAGGGATTCCGGAGATCGTGGGCAATGATCGAGAAAAATTTGTCCTTTGTACGATTCAGCCGTTCGAGCTCGGCATTGATCATGAGCAGGTTTTGCGTTTGTTCGGCAAGCTCTTCCGACTGAATTAATATCTCTTTTTGCCTGTTTTCGAGCAGGCGGTTGGTTTCCTGAAGATCCTCAGACTTCTTCCGCAACTGGTTTTCAATGTTTTTCAATTTTGAAATATCACGGCATATTCCTGCCAGTCCTATTATGGTTCCATCATCATTTCTGACCGGAACCTTTGTTGTTGCCCGAATAATACGATTTCCATATTCATCCAGGGCATTCTCTTCGAAATTGATCATCGGAAGGCCGGTATCCATGATCTTCTGCTCGTCAGCATAAAATGCCGAGGCCATATTTTCAGAATAGAAATCAAAATCGGTTTTACCGATAAGGTTTTCAGGTGTTGTGCCCATTACCATAGCCACTTTGGCGTTTGCCAGGGTAAACCTGCTTTGCCGGTCTTTGATAAAAATCAGGTCAGGAATAGTATCCACAAGGGTTCGGAGCTGCTTCCTCTCATTCTGAACTGAAACCAGAGCTTCATGATCTTTATTCTTTGTGTTGCGACGGTAGTACGATGCAACTAAATAAACAATCAAGGCCAGAATGGCTGAAAAAACAATTCCTGCTAAAAAATAGAAAGCCTTGATCACGACCGTAATAGAGTAATGTCAGGTAAATAAAGTAAAAATGTGTGCCCGGATTGTACGTAAAAAAAGCCTTTCAGGTTAAGATTTAAACAGCCAATTTGACCTTTTCATGCATAAGGTTTAATTATATTTAGAAAAAAAATAATGGAGCCTGGGGTAAAAAGAAAGTTGTATCTGATTCCTTCAACGCTGGGTGATTCAGATATCGATAAAGTAATTCCGGTTTATAACCGCGGAATCATCCGCGGATTAACCCATTTTGTGGCAGAAGAAGAAAAAACGGTGAGGCGTTTTCTGATCCGTTGCGGCTATCAGAATATTCAGCAGGCTGCTTTTTATTTATTGAATGAACACACTCCTCCCCGCGACATTCCTTTTATTTTTTCGGATTCAGGTTCAGCTGACCTTGGTTTGATTTCTGAAGCCGGGTTACCGGGTGTGGCAGATCCTGGAAATATGCTTGTTTCAGAAGCCTTCAGATTAGGTATGGAAGTTATTCCGCTTTCAGGCCCCTCTTCGCTTATGCTTGCCCTTATGGCATCCGGCCTCAATGGTCAGCAATTTGCCTTTAACGGATATCTTCCACAGAAACCAAATGAAAGAATCGCCAGGATCAGGCATTTTGAGAAAAGATCGGCAGCTGAAAACCAATCGCAAATTTTCATTGAAGCCCCTTATCGCAATAATCACCTGGTGGAATCATTACTCAGCACCCTTAGACATGAAACCAGACTTTGCATAGCGGTGAATCTGACCCTTGAAAATGAATGGATCCGCACAAAGACAATCGGTGAGTGGATTAAACAACCCCCCGGAGATTTAAAAAAACTGCCGGCCGTATTTATTTTCCTGGCTTAGTTATTGTCCCTGCTTGATATCCACGACTTCAATATCATAGATAAGACTTTGGTAAACAGGCACTACAGTGTAATTCTGAGTTGGATATACATATCCTGTTTTGCCGTAAGCCATTGAATTTCCAATCGCAATGGAAACCTTACTGTGGTTTTGGAATCGGATTGAATCAAAAGCTACCTTTAAACCGTTTGGAAACAGCATCATATTGGTAGGGGTTCTCATCCCGGGTTTATATCTCGATATTCCTTTTTCGGCATTCGAATCAAAAACACGATTTGCCACTATGGTGCTCCCATAGGCATCCACGATCCGTCCTGTATAATTAAAATAAATCGAATCCCCGCTGCCGAAAGAATCGATTGCTGTTGAAGCTTCTGTGATCTTATACCAGAGCGTGGTATCACCAATTTGCGTTCCCTCACTATAATTTTCCTGAACATAAAGATACATTGTAGAATCATCAAAAGCTTCAGGGTCTTTTATGACTTTAAGCAATTCAAGCTCATAAACAAGAGGCTTATAATCGTAGTTAGCCTTATCTGATGGCAGTATTACGGTAGCTTTGCCGCCTTCCTTCATAAGCGAAAGCGCTTCGTTGATGCCCGGCATACTGTAACCGTACATCATTTTAATTGGTCCGTATAAATAATATTTGAAAATACCCGAGAGAGGCCAGTCGGCTTTTAACGAATCGTAGCTGGTCTCACGGATCACACCATCCTCAAGATACCTTCCGACATAATTAATAACCACATAATTGTCTTTTCCAGGAGTCACGCCGGTTCCGGCCTTATTCTCAATAAAATAAATACCTCCTTCTGTTTTTTTATCCTCAGTAATATTATGATCAGCCAGGTATTTACTGATTATCTTTTTCTCGTTATTTTCGAGATCTTCAATATCGTTTTTAACACAACCTGATGCCAGCACTATGAATGCTGAAACAAAGAAAGGGAGCAGCTGAATTTTTCTCATAGCAGAAAGAATTAATCGTTGTGAACCGGATCAGCTAATGCTGATTTGTTTAACGGCGAAGATACCTTTAAAATTTCAACCTCAAAAATGAGAGATGTGAATGGCGGTATCAACTGATTGGATGATCCCTCATTCCCGAATGCAAGCTGTGAGGGCAAAATAAACAGGCTTTTCTCACCTTCGCTCATCATTCCGATAGCCTGCTCCAGTCCTTCAATTACCTGCCACTCGGTACCATAAACAAACTGAAAGGGCTGTCCGCGCTTTACGGTAGAATCAAAAAACCTGCCATTGAGAAATTTCCCTTCATAATTAACGGTAACCGTATCCCCTTTTTCAACCTTAATACCATTGCCCTTTATGAGATTAAGGTAATACATACCGCCTGGCAAAGGACTCACATTCAGCTTTTCCTGGTCAATAAACTGGGTGAGGATTACTTTTTCATATTCACCAAAATCCTGAATCCATGAAAGAAAGGCCTGTTTCTCGCGGGTGTAGTCTTCTTCAGTTTGTATGTCGATCATATCAACCTTTACCTTTACGGGATCATCTGTTTTAATAAAACGTGGTAAAGGACTGTGAAGTGTGTTTTCGAAAAATTTAGCGGCCGAAAGAATAAAAACAGCACTTTCTTCAGGGGATAGTAAGGTAAAACATTCATCAATAGCACCTTCATAAGCAGGTTCTTTTACCTGGAATTTTCTTTTTCCGTCGAAGAATGCGGAATCGTTCATCGTCAGGTAGGTAAGATTTACGGTTATATAGTCGCCCGGTTTAGCTTTAACTGAATCCTCATCTCCAATAGCCGTGAGTTTATAGTATATACCATGCGATGCTTTCTTATAACCCGGGTATCGGGCAAAATGATCACATGAAACAACTGAAAATAAGAGAATCAGAAAGAATATTTCATGAAGCTGCCTGTGCATCTGCCTTTATGATTTTTAGATGATATACAATTATGGAACGAGCCGGAATTTTATCACCGTCTCCCTGGAATCCGAATGCCAGGTGCGGAGGAAGAATAAGGACGGCTTCGCTGCCTTTTTGCAGGAGCCTGACGCCTTCATCAAGGCCTGATTCCACTTCCCCTTTACCAACTGTAAATTGTTTATTTCCGAGCGAATCCGAACTGTAACAACGAGTTCCGTCAAGAAGCCTGACATCATATTCAAGCGTCACTGTCATTCCATCCTTAACCGGTTCGCCGGTTCCTTTTTTAGTAATTCCATACCACAATCCCGTTTCAGATTCCTGAAGGGATAGATTATGCTGCCTCATATAATCAGTGATTTTTTGCTTGTCTTTTTGTACAAGCATCCTGTTCACTTCAACCATGGCGTTCTGTGTTTCCCTTACCTCTTTTTCCGTAATCTGCCTTTCCGGCTGACGGGAACAACTGCCCGTGACCAGGGCAACAGTCAGAAGGAATAAAACATTAATCCTCATCACGGTTCAATTTATCGCGATAACGGGGCAATAAATCCTTAAATTGTTTTAAGGCTTCGTCAAGAGAGCAATATGCCTCCCCACCTGAAGCATTTTTATGCCCTCCGCCATGAAAATGATCTCTTGAGAATTCATTAACAGGAAATGTACCCTTCGAACGGAATGAAAGTTTTATATGATCATCCTTTTCAAGGAACAGGGCCGAGAAGCAAACTCCTTTTATCGACAGGGGATAATTAACAAATCCTTCACTGTCGCCCACTTCGAAGTGGTATTTTTTCATATCAGCTTTTGAAATTGAAATGATACCTGTTTTGAATTCAGGAAAAACTTCAAGTTTCTCATTCAGGCTGAAACCAAGCAGGCGCATTCGGTGTTCCGAATAATTATCGTATACAAAGGAATAGATCTCATCTTTGTTGATTCCGTAATCCAGCAGATCAGCCACAGTTTCCCACGTTTTCCGGTTAGAGGAATTATAGCTGAAGCATCCTGTATCGGTCATAATGCCTGTGAAAAGGCAAGCCGATATTTCAGCGTCCATCTGATTTTTAAAGGCTGCTTCATGAATAAACCGGTATACCAGTTCTGCAGTTGAGCTGGCGGAAGGATCGGACAGCATACAATCCACTTTCATTGTGGGTGCGGGATGATGGTCAATGAGCACCCTGAAGGCTGCTGAGGATTCAAATACATCGCGAAGGTCACGGAATCTTTTGATTTCATTGAAATCAATGGCGAAGATCATTTCAGCATTCTTCAATATGCCAACCACCCTGTCATGTTCATGTTTAAGGATAACGATTTTATCTGAACCCGGCATCCATTTAAGAAATTCAGGGTAGTCGTTGGGAGAAATCACATCACAGTTGTGCCCCATTTTTGTGAACAGCCGGTTCAGGGCAAGTGCAGAACCCAATGTATCGCCGTCGGGATTAAGATGACAAAGAATGGCTATTTTTTTTGCCTGACTTTTAAGTAACTTAACAGTTTGGCTTATATTCTGCCAGATGATTTGACCTTCAGAATTATTCATGCATGATTCGAAAACGCAGTGTTTTTAAAAGGTCAAATTTAATTAAGTTCTTATCTCAATGGCTGATTTGTGTAATCAAGTTTTTAATTAATTTTATTTATATTCGCCCATACACCAATAAAAATCAAGATTATGGCCGGAACAAAGACCTTTTTCATAATCAAGCCGGGGGCTGTAAGTCATGAATATATAGGACCCATTCTTGCCAAGATCAATGCCGCCGGTTTTCATTTTTCGGCATTGAAGCTTACCATGCTGGACCGGTATCATGCTGAACATTTTTACGCGGTTCATAAACAGAAGCCGTTTTTCGAAAGTCTTGTAACTTTTATGACTTCCGGCCCTGTCGTTGTGGGAATACTTGAGAAGGAAAATGCTGTGGCTGATTACAGGAAACTGATGGGTGCCACTGATCCTGCAAAGGCTGAAGAAGGAACCATACGAAAACTTTTTGCTGAAAACATTGAACGCAATGCGGTTCATGGATCTGACAGCGACGAAAATGCCGATATTGAATGCGATTTCTTTTTTGCAAAGGGAGAGCGATTTTCAAAATTCGAGGAGTGAAAAATTAAAAATAACTATATGGCCGAAAATAAAAAATTTATTCCGTTTGTATCACCTGATACCAGTATGAAGGAGTTTTCAGTGAGGGCACTGATCATCGGACTTGTCATGGCTGTTGTGTTGGGAGCCGCCAATGCCTACCTGGGCCTGAAGGCGGGAATGACAATTGCTGCAACGTATCCTGCAGCGGTGATTGGTATGGCAATTCTGAAAGCCATGAGAGGATCGATTCTTGAAGAGAACTTCGCCCGTACCGTAGGTTCAATAGGTGAGTCGGTTGCTGCCGGAGCTATTTTCACACTTCCGGCATTTTTTGTATCCGGAATCTGGGATCCTTTCTTTACTCCCGGCCATTATGTGGCATCCACCCTCATTCTCATCGCAGGTGGCGTGCTGGGTATCATGTTTGTTGCCCTTTTACGGCGTGTGATGGTTGAAGATACCGAATTGCCCTTTCCCGAATCGGTTGCAGCCGCTGAAATTCATAAGGCAGGCCAGTCGACAGGCAACAATTCAAAGTTTCTTTTCGCCGCCATGGCTATGGGAGGGCTTGTTAAATTACTCGGAGAAATCAAGCTGTTCCCTGTTTACTGGGAAAAGTTCTTCCTTTTTGTCAAACAAACTGTTACAGGTACCAAATTTACAGGCCAGGGCGGTATGATGCTCGGAAGTCCCGGAATTAGTCCCGCTTACATTGGCGTTGGCTATATTATTGGTCCGCGTCTGGGTTCTTTGAACTTCAGTGGGGGTGTTCTTGCGTGGGGCTTGCTTACACCCATGATCCTGTATTTCCTGGCTCCCTCATTCGATCTGAATGCCATGGCTGCTTCGGTGATGGCTTCAAATCCTTCCCTCACACCCGATGCTGCCATGCATAAAGTGTGGACTGACACCTTCTATTCCATTTGGCGTTATGTTGTCCGCCCCATAGCTATCGGCGGAATGCTTGTCAGCGCAGTATTCACCTTGTGGAGAATGAGAAAAAGCCTCACAGCAGGTATTGCCAGATCAGTTAGCGATGTGAAAAAGGCCGCTGCCGGTCAGCAGGTTGACATTCCGCGGAATGAAAAAGATATTCCCTTCAACCGCATAATGATCGGTATTTTTTCAGTTGCCGTGCTTACTTTCCTCATCACCTTTTATATATTCCATACAAGCGCATTGGTTGCCCTTGTTGCCGCCACTGTAATGATTATCCTTGCCTTCTTTTTCGCAGCCGTATCGGGTTACCTTGTAGGTATCATGGGCTCAAGCAATAACCCCATATCAGGACTTACCCTTACCGCTCTTGTGGTTACCGCATTGCTTATGGTTGCCCTTGGCGTAACCGGAACTGAAGGCGTCGCATCGGTTCTTGGAGTGGCAGCCATAGTATGCGTTTCAGCTGCTGTGGCCGGTGAAATGTTGCAGGACCTTAAAGCCGGGCATATCCTGGGTGGAACACCCTGGCGAATGCAGGTTGGTGATATCATAGGCGTTGTACTGGCCGGCCTTGTAATGTTCGGCGTCCTGGTTTTCCTCAATGACGGTGACATTGCAAAAGGCATCCGTGAAGGGTATGACGGCGGTTTTGGAAGTAAAAACCTCTCTGCCCCACAGGCCAGTCTAATGGCTATATTATCAAAGGGTATTGTTAGCGGACAAATGGCATGGCCTTTAATTATTGCCGGTATGCTTATGGGAGTAGCATTCATTATGATGCAGGTTAAAAGCCCCATGCTGGTTTGCGTAGGTATGTACCTTCCGTTGGAAACCACGTTTGCCATTTTCCTTGGCGGACTTTTTAAAGGTCTTGTTGACAATATCAGTGAGAAACGAAAATTCTCAGCTGCTCAGAAAATCAATTCGGAAAACACCGGGGTATTGCTGGCCTCAGGATTAATAGCAGGCGAAGCACTGATGGGACTTGTAATCGCCATTTTCGCTGTCGGGAATATTTTCCTTTACGATATAGTTTCAATTTTCAAGCATCCTCCTTTCATTATAAGTATACTTGTGTTGGCTGTGATAGCTGTTGTACTTGTAAGAATTCCCCTGAGGAATGCCGGAAAAGCTGATGCACCCGTACCGCCGGGCGCTGTAATGTAGTATTGTAATGGCCCGAGATCCGCGGAATTTTCTGGATATGGTTCCTGTCCGGAATATAACTGAATTCACCAGGGATGGGGATGAAATAACATTGCTTCTTCCTAAGTTCAAAAGTGCCTGGATGCGTAAATGGCTGATACCGCCGCGCAGGTCGGCCCACATCAAAATTCACCTTGATACAATGGGAAGCAAGGTATGGGATTTGATTGATGGCATACGGAACACGGGAGAGATCTGTGAACGGATGAATCCAGGTTCCGCTGAACCGGCAGAACCGATGGAAAAAAGAGTCACTGAATTCCTAAGGCAGCTTTATAAAAACAGATTTATTCTTTTTAAATAACATTAAAAACCTTTTCAAATGTTTAAAGGACATCCAAGGGGATTGCTGATTGCATCCCTTGCCAATATGGGCGAAAGATTTGGTTTCTACACCATGTATGCTATTTTCACCTTGTTCCTTCAGGCAAAATATGGCTATGATTCCAGTAAAACAGGGTTCATATGGGCAAGCTTCCTGTTTGGTGTTTATTTCCTGCCCCTTTTGGGAGGTTTTATTGCGGATAAACTCCTGGGATACGGGAAAACAATAACAGTGGGAATTTTTGTTATGTTTTTCGGCTATTTGCTACTTGCCATGCCGCTGAAGGGAGATACAAGCCTGTGGCTGGTGATCGGTGCACTGTTCACAGTGGCTCTCGGCACCGGACTTTTCAAGGGCAATCTTCAGGCACTTGTCGGCAATATGTACGATGATCCGAAATACAGCGACAAACGCGATTCGGCTTTCACCATTTTCTATATGTGCATCAATATTGGCGCCATGTTTGCTCCAACGGCTGCAGAAGCGGTGAACAATTACGTACTTAAAGCGGCTCATTATACATATGACTCAAGGATTCCCGCACTTGCCCACAAATTCCTGGAGAGCAAGCTCGGCAATATTACTGAATACCTGAACATAGCCAGACTGCAGGATGCAAATGTTACAGCTGAAACACTCGGGAGCTTTTCGCAAAACTATATTGATGCACTGAGTAAATCGTATCATTATGCCTTCGGTGTTGCATGTATAAGTCTCATTATTTCAATCATTATATTCCTAGGCTTTAAGAAGTTTTACAGTTATGCAGATAAGACCGAAAAACAAAAAGCCATGGCCGACAAAACGGCTGTTATAGAACTTTCTCCTGAAGAAACGAAAAGGCGTGTTTTTGCCCTTTTCATGGTATTTTTTGTAGTGATTTTCTTCTGGATGTCTTTTCATCAGAACGGTTTAACAATGACACTTTTTGCCCGTGATTATACCGTTCCATCAGTCGGAAGATTCACTAACCTGTGGTTTGACCTTTTCGGTTTATTGCCGATTTTGTTGTCTGTCATCGGTCTCGTATTTGCCCTGGGTAAAAAGAACCAGGTAAAAACAAGGCTATTAGGTTTTGGTGCCTTTGTTCTGTTCGGACTTTTGGCGTATTGGCGTTACAGGGGATACGGAGAATCCAATCCCTTCACTCCCCAGAAGTTCCAGCATTTTAACCCATTTTTCATTGTGGCACTGGGACAGATTGTTTTGGGTATCTACGCATGGCTGCGGCTAAAAGGCAAGGAACCTTCGTCACCCCGAAAAATAGGATATGGCATGATCATTACAGCCATAGCTTTCAGCCTGCTCATTATTGCTTCACTGAATTTACCGTCGCCGAAATCAATCGGCGGTGAAGTTTCACATACACTGGTCTCGCCATACTGGCTGATATCCACTTATTTTATGCTCACCATTGCTGAATTGTTCCTGAGTCCTATCGGCATCTCCTTCGTATCGAGGGTTGCTCCGCCTAAATATAAGGGACTGGCACAGGGTGGATGGTTTGCTGCCACTTCAGTGGGTAACCTGCTTGTAGGATTGATGGGCTATTTCTGGGACAAGGTTTCCCTGAGCGTGTTCTGGTCGATTCTCGTATTTTGCTGCCTGCTATCGGCCTCATTTATATTCATTATCATAAAGAGGCTGGAAAAAGCAAGTGAGACGGCGTAGGTAAAACGCCCCGTCATTGCGAGGAGCCAGATAATCAATGATTATAGTAAAAACATAAAGCGACGAAGCAATCTGCCCGAACTGGCAGGGCTTTCCCAAGAGATTGTTTTCAATATTATACTTATTGATTCAGGCTCTTCTAATGGCTAAGTTCTTCCTGTGCGGGCAGATTGCTTCGTCGCTATCCATTCTGCTATAATCATATATAGTCACGCTCCTCGCAATGACGAACGTACGCTCCTCGCAATGACGATTTCTCAATGCCCTTCATTCCCTTCCGGAACTCTTATCCTGTCGCCGGCGTCTTTGGCCACTTCGCGGTACCATGCCTCGTCATAACCGGGTTGTTCGAGTTTCGGGTTTTTCTGTCCGGCAACTTTTGTCTTCACATTGCCATCCATGTACCGGGTAAAAAGAAAGGCATACAGATCTTTCCATTCTGCAACGGTTTTCTGTCCTGCGTTTACCGAATAATCAGTAATCAGTTTTATAGCTTTTTCAGGATTCTTTTTGTAAAGAGCAGCAGCCTCCTGGTCGATCTTTGCAGTTTCGGCCATATAGCCGTTCTCAAGTTTTTTCTGGCGTTCCTGGATATAAGGTAACATATAATTATACCTTGTATAAGCCAGGTTTGAGACCTGGTTGAATACCCAGAACGCAGCATCGGGTGAAAAATCCATCATATCGCCATTTCCGACTGCAAAAGCAGGAGGAACAGATGTCATACCACAATACATCGGGGAATATACCGTACTGTATGTATCGTCAACTCCAAACCATAAAATTCCGCCTACAGGATCGGGCAAAAACGCACGTGACTGGGCTATAAACGAGAAACCAGTCTGTTGTGTTGAAATGGCCCTTTCATTCAGGTAAGTCTTACCATCCACTTTCCAGGTCATGGGTCTCCATCTTACAATTGACTTATTGGGACCGGCACCGATATCCTGAGTCATATCAAGAGGTGTTCCCTGGTAGTAATCGCGCATCATGTTCATCACGTCCTCAGGACCAAGCTTACGATTAGCCTTAACCCATAAGGGCATCCTGTGTTTCAGGTTTTCTCCTTTAACATAGTCGGTATACTCGTCCATGCCATCAGCAACCTTTCTGAAACCTGTCCAAACCCTGGCATCACAGAAACGGGCACCGTCAAATGTAACCGGGGCATAGGCATCTGAAAAACTAAAATTTTCGTCAGAGCCGGTATAATAACCCTTACTCCGGGCAAAAGAAATCACATCTTTTGCATACAGGCAGTTTTTAGGATCATTTAACGGGAAAGTTGTTATACGGGCCTGGTTGGCATGTCCACAAACGTACCCGTCTGGTATCCGCCTGGCAACCCAGACTGCGCCTTTGTTTCCGGGACCCTTGCCAATGAGTTCCATGATCCAGACTTCATTCGGATCAGCAATTGAAAAAGATTCGCCTTCGCTATAATATCCGTAAGTCTGCATAAGCTGATCAATTACCTGAATTGCTTCACGGGCTGTTGTTGCACGTTGAAGGGCAATATAAATCAGGCTGCCGTAATCCATTATGGCAGTTGTATCCTGCAGTTCAAGTCTTCCACCATAGGTTGTCTCACCAATGGCAACCTGGTGCTCGTTCATATTTCCCACTACATTATAGGTATGTTTTACCTGGGGTATTTTTCCAAGATATTTTCCTGTATCCCATTCATAAATGTCAAGCATTGCGCCTGCAGGATAATCCTTTGCAGGGTAATGATACAACTCACCAAAAAGTACGTGAGAATCAGCTGCGTAGGAAATTAATACAGAGCCATCCCGGGTTGCACCCTTTGACACTAAAAAATTTGTACACGAAAAAGTATTTTCAAGAGCGAAAATGAATATTCCGATAAGTGTTACAATGAATCTATTTGTCATATTAATGAGATTTGCTG encodes:
- the ndk gene encoding nucleoside-diphosphate kinase → MAGTKTFFIIKPGAVSHEYIGPILAKINAAGFHFSALKLTMLDRYHAEHFYAVHKQKPFFESLVTFMTSGPVVVGILEKENAVADYRKLMGATDPAKAEEGTIRKLFAENIERNAVHGSDSDENADIECDFFFAKGERFSKFEE
- a CDS encoding oligopeptide transporter, OPT family, which codes for MAENKKFIPFVSPDTSMKEFSVRALIIGLVMAVVLGAANAYLGLKAGMTIAATYPAAVIGMAILKAMRGSILEENFARTVGSIGESVAAGAIFTLPAFFVSGIWDPFFTPGHYVASTLILIAGGVLGIMFVALLRRVMVEDTELPFPESVAAAEIHKAGQSTGNNSKFLFAAMAMGGLVKLLGEIKLFPVYWEKFFLFVKQTVTGTKFTGQGGMMLGSPGISPAYIGVGYIIGPRLGSLNFSGGVLAWGLLTPMILYFLAPSFDLNAMAASVMASNPSLTPDAAMHKVWTDTFYSIWRYVVRPIAIGGMLVSAVFTLWRMRKSLTAGIARSVSDVKKAAAGQQVDIPRNEKDIPFNRIMIGIFSVAVLTFLITFYIFHTSALVALVAATVMIILAFFFAAVSGYLVGIMGSSNNPISGLTLTALVVTALLMVALGVTGTEGVASVLGVAAIVCVSAAVAGEMLQDLKAGHILGGTPWRMQVGDIIGVVLAGLVMFGVLVFLNDGDIAKGIREGYDGGFGSKNLSAPQASLMAILSKGIVSGQMAWPLIIAGMLMGVAFIMMQVKSPMLVCVGMYLPLETTFAIFLGGLFKGLVDNISEKRKFSAAQKINSENTGVLLASGLIAGEALMGLVIAIFAVGNIFLYDIVSIFKHPPFIISILVLAVIAVVLVRIPLRNAGKADAPVPPGAVM
- a CDS encoding PqqD family protein, which translates into the protein MARDPRNFLDMVPVRNITEFTRDGDEITLLLPKFKSAWMRKWLIPPRRSAHIKIHLDTMGSKVWDLIDGIRNTGEICERMNPGSAEPAEPMEKRVTEFLRQLYKNRFILFK
- a CDS encoding peptide MFS transporter, with protein sequence MFKGHPRGLLIASLANMGERFGFYTMYAIFTLFLQAKYGYDSSKTGFIWASFLFGVYFLPLLGGFIADKLLGYGKTITVGIFVMFFGYLLLAMPLKGDTSLWLVIGALFTVALGTGLFKGNLQALVGNMYDDPKYSDKRDSAFTIFYMCINIGAMFAPTAAEAVNNYVLKAAHYTYDSRIPALAHKFLESKLGNITEYLNIARLQDANVTAETLGSFSQNYIDALSKSYHYAFGVACISLIISIIIFLGFKKFYSYADKTEKQKAMADKTAVIELSPEETKRRVFALFMVFFVVIFFWMSFHQNGLTMTLFARDYTVPSVGRFTNLWFDLFGLLPILLSVIGLVFALGKKNQVKTRLLGFGAFVLFGLLAYWRYRGYGESNPFTPQKFQHFNPFFIVALGQIVLGIYAWLRLKGKEPSSPRKIGYGMIITAIAFSLLIIASLNLPSPKSIGGEVSHTLVSPYWLISTYFMLTIAELFLSPIGISFVSRVAPPKYKGLAQGGWFAATSVGNLLVGLMGYFWDKVSLSVFWSILVFCCLLSASFIFIIIKRLEKASETA
- a CDS encoding C69 family dipeptidase; amino-acid sequence: MTNRFIVTLIGIFIFALENTFSCTNFLVSKGATRDGSVLISYAADSHVLFGELYHYPAKDYPAGAMLDIYEWDTGKYLGKIPQVKHTYNVVGNMNEHQVAIGETTYGGRLELQDTTAIMDYGSLIYIALQRATTAREAIQVIDQLMQTYGYYSEGESFSIADPNEVWIMELIGKGPGNKGAVWVARRIPDGYVCGHANQARITTFPLNDPKNCLYAKDVISFARSKGYYTGSDENFSFSDAYAPVTFDGARFCDARVWTGFRKVADGMDEYTDYVKGENLKHRMPLWVKANRKLGPEDVMNMMRDYYQGTPLDMTQDIGAGPNKSIVRWRPMTWKVDGKTYLNERAISTQQTGFSFIAQSRAFLPDPVGGILWFGVDDTYSTVYSPMYCGMTSVPPAFAVGNGDMMDFSPDAAFWVFNQVSNLAYTRYNYMLPYIQERQKKLENGYMAETAKIDQEAAALYKKNPEKAIKLITDYSVNAGQKTVAEWKDLYAFLFTRYMDGNVKTKVAGQKNPKLEQPGYDEAWYREVAKDAGDRIRVPEGNEGH